GGCCGACATCCGCGTCGTCGCCGAGGATGCCAAATATGGTGTGGTGCAAGTGCGCCGGGGAGTGATACCCGACTGCATGTCGCACTGGACATTGACGCACCTGACCAATCTCGGCGTGGCCGCCGAGGTGTTGCTGACCGGGCGCACGTTCAACGGCGCGGAGGCAGTGGAGTTCGGCATCGCGAATCGGGCGCTGCCCGCCGGACAGGTGCTCGCTCACGCACTGGAGATGGCCCGCGACATCGCGGTGAACGTCGCGCCGATGTCGGCGGCGCTGTGTAAGCGTCTGTTGTGGGACAGCGCGATCCACAACTACACGCCGCGGCAGGTCGCCTCGCTGGAAACGCGGCTGCACCACCGCGTGATGGGCACCCCCGACGCCCGTGAGGGCGTCGCAGCGTTCTTCGACCGGCGGCGTCCGCGGTTCGGTTCGCGAGTGTCCCGCGACTGGAAAGCGTTGCCGGAGCCGTGAGTACGCATCAGCTTCGTCGAGCCTGTAAATCTGCAGGCTCTCACTCGACTTCGTCCGCAAATGTACAGGCTCGGCGAAACGAGCCCTCAGGCTTTGAGCAAGTCGGCCAGCGCGACACCCAGGTTGTGCAGGTTGGTTTCCAATGAGTAGGTGTCGTCGATCGTCCAGTTGACGATGCCGCCCGAGAGCGCACCGACGATGATGTCGGCCAAAGTTTCTGCGTCGTGGCGCGAACTGACCTCGCCGCGGGAGACTCCTTCCTTGATGAGCTCGCCGAACGTGGCGTGCAGGTTGAATCCACGCTGAATGCCGTAGCCGGTGGTGGCCAGCATCTCGCCGATCAGCTCGCGGTAGGTGTCGCCCGCTTTGACCAGCGTCGTGCCGATGTCGTCGAACACGCCCACCAGCCGCGCCGGGATCGGTTCGTCGGAGCGGTCGAAGACGACGTCGTGCAAATTGACCAATCGCCGCTGCGCCAGTGCGCGGATCATGTCCTGACGG
The DNA window shown above is from Mycobacterium sp. Aquia_216 and carries:
- a CDS encoding enoyl-CoA hydratase-related protein, with the protein product MSTDLVVDVDAGVAVLTLNRPDHLNAYTAEMGALLSGAYRDCDEDDDVRAIVLTGAGPAFCAGADFSGGATPFESPSDDAAFSASPIDPPAFELRKPVIAAVNGHAIGIGLTIALQADIRVVAEDAKYGVVQVRRGVIPDCMSHWTLTHLTNLGVAAEVLLTGRTFNGAEAVEFGIANRALPAGQVLAHALEMARDIAVNVAPMSAALCKRLLWDSAIHNYTPRQVASLETRLHHRVMGTPDAREGVAAFFDRRRPRFGSRVSRDWKALPEP
- a CDS encoding TetR/AcrR family transcriptional regulator, translated to MNRLERRKIEMREKILVAAFDLFLAHGVAATTIEEICERADVANRTFFNHFATRQDMIRALAQRRLVNLHDVVFDRSDEPIPARLVGVFDDIGTTLVKAGDTYRELIGEMLATTGYGIQRGFNLHATFGELIKEGVSRGEVSSRHDAETLADIIVGALSGGIVNWTIDDTYSLETNLHNLGVALADLLKA